CGAGCGCGCGACGTGCGGATTCGGCCGACTGAATGAGGTCCGCCAGCATCTCCGGCGTCGCCGACACGGCCGCGTCAATGGCTTCCTGGCCTTCGAGCATGAAGTGCTTCTCGTAGATCGACGCGCCCAGGGCGACGGCGAGCACGATCGCATTCGGATCGGTGCTGTGATCGGACAGGCCAACCGGCACGTCAAAGGTGCGGGCGAGATCGGCTAACGCGCGGAGATTCTGGCTGTAGTCGGGAACCGGGTAGGACGAGACACAGTGGAGCAACGCGATGTCCCGGCCGCCGGCGGAATGGAGCGTGCCCATCGCCGCGGCGATCTCGCGGGTACTGCTCATCCCGGTGGACACGACGACCGGCTTGCCGGTGCGCGCCACCCGTTCGAGCAGGCCCGTGTTGGTGATGTCGCCGCTCGCGATCTTGTAGGCCTCGCAGCCCACGCGCTCGAGCATGTCGACAACGTCTTCGTCGAAGGGCGTCGACATGAAGGTGAGGCCGCGCCGCTTCGCATCGCTGGCAATCCGGTGGTGCGCGTCTTCGTCGAGCTCGAAAGCGCGGAAGAAATCGCGGAGCGATGCGGTCGACACGTGAACCGGCGCTGGGCAACCCGAGGCGACCAAGCGGTCGGCGCGCAGCGTTTGTAACTTGACGGCCGACGCGCCAGCGGCCGCCGCGCCGGCCACCATCTCGCGAGCCACGTCAACCGAGCCGCCATGGTTCAACCCAATCTCTGCGATCACGAACATCGGTTTGCCGGATCCGACCCGGCGGCCACCAATCTCACGCAGCATTCGCCACCTCCGTAGAGAGCAGATCCGCCGCCGTTCTGATGACTTCGTCTAGCCCGAGGATGACTGCGTCGGGCGCACATGCCGCGAGGTGTTCGCGCCTGGCATGCCGGCACAGCAGGATCGCCCTCAGGCCAGCCTGTTGTGCGCCAAACACGTCGCATCGCGGGTCGTCGCCCACAAACACGCTGTGCGGCGCACGCGCGCCGACTTTCGCCAGCGCGACCTCGAATACCGCACGCTCGGGTTTGCCTGTGCCTGTTCCCCACTCACTGGCGTAGACGATGGCATCCACCAGGCGTCCCAGCCCGAGCGCGGCTGCCTTGCGGGCCTGCACGGCAGGGAATCCGTTGGTGACCACTCCCAACCGCCAACCAGCGTCGCGTGCCGCCTGCAGCGTCGCCAGTGTCTTTTCAGGCAGCCGAAGAGACGGCACGTGCGCACGAATCGTGTCGACCAGATCTGGCACGATGCCGCCGGGAAGCAGGTGGCGCGCGCAGAGTTCCTGCAGCGCGCGATTGCGGTTCCCGCGCCGAAGCGCGCCGACCAGCGTCGCAAGTGCGTCGCGGCGTGGTACGCCGAAACGCCGTTCGACCTCGGCGGCGACCGCGCTGAAGCCGCTGCGAACGAACTGACGCTCGGCATACAACGTGTCGTCGAGGTCGAACAGGAGCGCCTTGGTCACCACAGCCTCCCGGCACCAGATCCAGTGCTGCTGTTCGCCAAACGAGTCAGGGCGTCCGCCACCCGCATGGCTCCCTGGCCGTCAATCAATGCACGCCCAGCTTGACTGATGCGATGGCACAAGGTCGGGTGGTCGATGAGTCGCGTCACTTCACGCATGGCCATTGTGATGTGGCGAGCCGATCCGCCGTCGCGCGCCGCCCCGTGGCGGGCGAGCCCGCGCACCGTCGGCCGCTGAGCGACGACCACCGCCAGTGCCACTACGGGAGTGCCCATGCGGCATGCCTCGTACAGCGTGACGCCGCCGCCGACGATGGCCACCGCCGCGCGTGAGAGTTCGTGCGACAGGCCACGCTGCGGGCCGAGCCATGTGACGCCATCCATCTGCGGGGCGACACCTGCCGGCGCCAGGCCGGCCGCGATGCGCACGCGCATGCCCGGCCTGGCACGCCGGATCGCGCGGGCGAGCTTCCAGGCCACGGCTCGGCGGCGGCCGCCGAGCGAGATCAACACGTTGTTGGAGCGTACCGGCTGGTGAGATGCGCCGGCCGCCAAGATGGCGTAGCGCGGACCGAGCAAAGCGGGCCCAGAGGGCGTCCCGCCAGGGTGCACGATGCTGCCGTCGATCGCCAGATCGGCGCCGCAGTCGGCGAGACCCAGATCGTGAATCGACGCGACGCGGACACCCACGCGTTGCACGGCGCGGCAGAACCTGGTCGCCGCCACCCCCGACGGGTCGTCAATCACGACGAGGCCGGGTTGCAGCGATTGCAACAACGTCGCGACCGACCCGTTCACGAGCCGACATCCCAGGCGACGCGCCGTCGCCCGGGCCTCCGTCTGTCCCCGAAGCGACACGATCGGACGCACGCCGAGCGCCTTACCGACCACCGTCGCCCTGATCAAGTGGCCGTAGCCTATCCGCGGCCCGGCGGCCACTCTGAACAGGATCCGCACGGTGGGTCGACTGCGAGCGGGCATCCCTATCGCCCGCCCATCCGCAGCGCGCCGCGCACCTGCTCGACGACGTAGTGCCCCTCGTCTTCGGTCATGGCGGGAGAAAGAGGCAGTGACAGTGTCTGGTCCGAGACGAGCTCGGCATGCGGGAACTGGCCGCGCTTGAGCCCGAAGCGATCCGCGTAGAAGGTATGCAGGT
This window of the Acidobacteriota bacterium genome carries:
- a CDS encoding N-acetylneuraminate synthase family protein, producing the protein MLREIGGRRVGSGKPMFVIAEIGLNHGGSVDVAREMVAGAAAAGASAVKLQTLRADRLVASGCPAPVHVSTASLRDFFRAFELDEDAHHRIASDAKRRGLTFMSTPFDEDVVDMLERVGCEAYKIASGDITNTGLLERVARTGKPVVVSTGMSSTREIAAAMGTLHSAGGRDIALLHCVSSYPVPDYSQNLRALADLARTFDVPVGLSDHSTDPNAIVLAVALGASIYEKHFMLEGQEAIDAAVSATPEMLADLIQSAESARRALGHGRKECLAPESPNREGSRRSLYATRDLHIGDVVTADAVVALRPAVGLDPRYGRDLVGRIMTRDLPAETPFLDRDVESVASRSVCHAA
- a CDS encoding HAD family hydrolase produces the protein MTKALLFDLDDTLYAERQFVRSGFSAVAAEVERRFGVPRRDALATLVGALRRGNRNRALQELCARHLLPGGIVPDLVDTIRAHVPSLRLPEKTLATLQAARDAGWRLGVVTNGFPAVQARKAAALGLGRLVDAIVYASEWGTGTGKPERAVFEVALAKVGARAPHSVFVGDDPRCDVFGAQQAGLRAILLCRHARREHLAACAPDAVILGLDEVIRTAADLLSTEVANAA